In a genomic window of Candidatus Marinarcus aquaticus:
- a CDS encoding AAC(3) family N-acetyltransferase, protein MQIYDYLKNDLQSLGIKNGDTVLVRGNLAKVGRIKKDLFINTLLETVGKEGTIVTLAFTKSFAFYKLNKQYIFDVDSIPTTGALGKAFLEHPSSVRSSHPTNSFLAIGKMADFIMKDHNEEELSYAPMKKLLSLNAKLLNFGIISESPGFTTVHLVQEELGLTKKSLLKNFLRVYYKASTNEVKLFKRKDLGGCSDGFSKFYKYYMDEGKLTYGKLGKAAAIMINAQDSYNIELDLMKENPSFHFCDNPLCFTCRCTWKYDLKYLPNYLILKVISMFKKEKR, encoded by the coding sequence GTGCAAATATATGATTATTTAAAAAATGATTTGCAAAGTTTAGGAATAAAAAATGGGGATACTGTTTTAGTAAGAGGAAACTTGGCGAAAGTTGGTAGAATAAAAAAAGATCTTTTTATCAACACTTTATTAGAAACTGTAGGAAAAGAAGGAACTATTGTTACATTAGCTTTTACAAAATCATTTGCATTCTATAAGTTGAACAAACAATATATCTTTGATGTTGATAGTATTCCTACTACAGGTGCCTTGGGAAAAGCATTTTTAGAACATCCATCATCAGTACGTAGTTCTCATCCAACAAACTCCTTCTTAGCTATAGGGAAAATGGCTGACTTTATAATGAAAGACCATAATGAGGAAGAACTATCTTATGCACCTATGAAAAAACTTCTATCATTAAATGCAAAATTACTAAACTTTGGTATTATAAGTGAAAGTCCAGGCTTTACAACGGTACATTTAGTTCAAGAGGAACTGGGATTAACAAAAAAATCTTTGTTGAAAAATTTCTTAAGAGTATATTATAAGGCTTCAACTAACGAAGTAAAACTATTTAAACGAAAAGATTTAGGAGGTTGTAGTGATGGCTTTAGTAAATTTTATAAATACTATATGGATGAGGGAAAATTAACATATGGGAAGCTTGGAAAAGCTGCAGCAATTATGATTAATGCGCAAGATAGTTATAATATTGAATTAGACTTAATGAAAGAGAATCCTTCTTTTCATTTTTGTGATAATCCATTATGTTTCACTTGCAGATGTACATGGAAATATGATTTAAAATATTTACCTAACTATTTGATACTAAAAGTTATAAGTATGTTTAAAAAGGAAAAGAGATAA
- the wecB gene encoding non-hydrolyzing UDP-N-acetylglucosamine 2-epimerase → MIKILTILGARPQFIKASSVSREIAKHDEIKEVIVHTGQHYDANMSDVFFDEMHIPKPDYFLGIGGKSHGAMTGQMIEKIEEVALKEKPDWMLVYGDTNSTLSGAIVASKLHIKLAHIEAGLRSFNMYMPEEVNRILTDRVSSILFCPTDTAIDNLKVEGYDKFNCEIIKSGDVMQDGAMFYKEFAKIPSLLNIKSNNFILCTIHRAENTDDIAKLSQIIDALNTIHKQHQVILPLHPRTKKIIEENFIPVDFSIIDPVGYLEMVWLIEHCSFVMTDSGGLQKEAFFFKKPCITLREETEWIELVENNFNILVGSDRKKIIDAVQKVDSMNSNYELNLYGKGKASENIVKELLK, encoded by the coding sequence ATGATAAAAATACTTACAATATTAGGTGCACGGCCACAATTTATAAAAGCAAGTAGTGTTAGTCGTGAAATAGCAAAACATGATGAAATAAAAGAAGTTATAGTCCATACTGGACAACACTATGATGCGAATATGTCAGATGTTTTTTTTGATGAGATGCATATACCAAAGCCTGACTATTTTTTAGGTATTGGAGGAAAATCTCATGGTGCAATGACGGGGCAGATGATAGAGAAAATAGAAGAAGTAGCACTTAAAGAAAAACCTGACTGGATGCTCGTATATGGTGATACTAACTCTACATTATCAGGTGCTATAGTAGCAAGTAAACTTCATATAAAACTGGCTCATATAGAAGCAGGGTTAAGAAGTTTTAATATGTATATGCCAGAAGAAGTGAATAGAATACTTACCGATAGAGTAAGTTCTATTTTATTTTGTCCGACTGATACAGCAATCGATAACTTAAAAGTTGAAGGTTATGATAAATTTAATTGCGAAATAATTAAATCTGGCGATGTAATGCAAGATGGTGCAATGTTTTATAAAGAGTTTGCAAAAATACCTTCTCTTTTAAATATTAAATCTAATAACTTTATCTTGTGTACAATACACAGAGCTGAAAATACTGATGATATTGCTAAATTAAGTCAAATTATTGATGCATTAAATACGATACATAAACAGCATCAAGTTATTTTACCCCTACATCCAAGAACTAAAAAGATTATTGAAGAAAATTTTATACCTGTAGATTTTTCTATTATAGACCCAGTAGGATATTTGGAAATGGTATGGTTAATTGAACATTGTAGTTTTGTGATGACGGATAGTGGTGGTTTACAAAAAGAGGCTTTTTTCTTTAAAAAGCCATGTATTACCTTAAGGGAAGAGACAGAGTGGATTGAGCTGGTTGAAAATAATTTTAATATTTTGGTTGGTTCAGATAGAAAAAAAATTATTGATGCTGTTCAAAAAGTTGATTCTATGAATTCGAATTATGAATTGAATTTATATGGAAAAGGAAAAGCAAGTGAGAACATTGTAAAGGAACTATTAAAATGA